The Pyrus communis chromosome 2, drPyrComm1.1, whole genome shotgun sequence genome includes a window with the following:
- the LOC137726243 gene encoding ADP-ribosylation factor-like protein 8a, translated as MGLWEAFLNWLRSLFFKQEMELSLIGLQNAGKTSLVNVIATGGYSEDMIPTVGFNMRKVTKGNVTIKLWDLGGQPRFRSMWERYCRAVSSIVYVVDAADYDNLSVSRRELHDLLSKPSLNGIPLLVLGNKIDKKEALSKDDLTGEMDLKSITDREVCCFMISCKNSTNIDTVIDWLVKHSKSKN; from the exons ATGGGGTTGTGGGAAGCTTTTCTCAATTGGCTGCGAAG CCTCTTTTTCAAGCAAGAAATGGAGCTATCCTTAATAGGCCTTCAAAATGCTGGGAAAACATCGCTTGTAAATGTTATTGCA ACTGGTGGATATAGTGAAGACATGATCCCGACG GTTGGATTCAATATGAGGAAGGTAACAAAAGGGAATGTCACAATAAAGTTGTGGGATCTTGGTGGTCAGCCAAGGTTTCGAAGCATGTGGGAAAGATATTGCCGTGCAGTTTCCTCTATCGT TTATGTTGTGGATGCTGCTGATTATGATAACTTGTCAGTCTCAAGAAGAGAACTTCATGACCTGTTGAGTAAGCCGTCACTAAATGGTATTCCACTGCTGGTATTAGGTAACAAGATTGACAAAAAGGAAGCTCTGTCTAAAGACGATTTGACAGGAGAGAT GGATCTGAAGTCCATCACCGACAGGGAAGTTTGTTGCTTCATGATATCCTGCAAGAACTCTACCAACATTGATACGGTCATTGATTGGCTTGTAAAGCATTCGAAGTCAAAAAATTGA